The following coding sequences lie in one Alicyclobacillus curvatus genomic window:
- a CDS encoding site-specific integrase: MKGHREKHGKGYRYRYYAGLKPDGKKDYKVTPTYPTAKEADAEWAKIKVQLDAGTYVRAGKETVAEYEERWLKTKESQIEEGTYRQYSWLIKNHIMPRLGHIQLSRLRADHIQAMYADLESEEAISPQSIGHLHRVLSQTLKNAVQWGLIAKNPAELAKPPRVGRHEFHVWTEDELSSFLIVAKERSRYYMVFLLGASTGLRFGEILGLKWSDVNLDTGTIQVRRSAGKKKSQTTKTASSRRLVAMPSYLVDELRIHYEQQQREIEIQGNRWHHNDLVVPTSVGTQVLQGNIRGLMDRLIKRAEVSRCRFHDLRHLHATLLLTKGVHAKIVQERLGHSSIQVTLDRYSHVVPGLQEQAATEIDAILRGSKNTPKD; this comes from the coding sequence GGGCATCGCGAAAAACACGGAAAAGGATATAGATACAGGTACTACGCTGGCTTAAAACCAGATGGGAAAAAGGACTACAAAGTGACTCCAACGTATCCAACTGCTAAAGAGGCTGACGCGGAGTGGGCAAAAATTAAGGTTCAACTAGATGCAGGTACATACGTTCGAGCAGGAAAGGAAACTGTAGCAGAGTATGAGGAACGGTGGCTGAAAACTAAAGAGTCACAGATAGAAGAAGGCACGTACCGCCAGTATTCTTGGCTCATCAAAAATCACATCATGCCTCGCCTTGGTCACATCCAACTTTCAAGACTCCGAGCAGATCATATTCAAGCAATGTACGCCGACTTGGAGAGTGAAGAGGCAATCTCACCCCAATCTATCGGACACTTACACCGGGTACTCAGCCAGACTCTCAAAAACGCAGTTCAATGGGGACTAATTGCAAAAAATCCAGCAGAACTGGCGAAGCCCCCAAGGGTAGGAAGACACGAGTTTCATGTTTGGACAGAAGACGAGCTTTCTTCGTTCTTAATTGTCGCAAAAGAACGAAGCCGCTATTACATGGTATTCTTGCTAGGAGCCTCTACAGGATTAAGGTTCGGAGAAATTCTGGGATTAAAATGGTCAGATGTAAATCTCGACACTGGAACGATCCAAGTCCGACGTTCAGCAGGAAAGAAAAAATCCCAAACCACGAAGACAGCAAGCTCACGACGGTTGGTTGCTATGCCATCATATCTCGTTGATGAACTGCGTATCCATTACGAACAACAACAGAGAGAGATCGAGATTCAGGGAAACAGATGGCACCACAACGATCTAGTAGTTCCTACGAGTGTCGGCACGCAAGTTTTACAGGGCAATATACGAGGGTTGATGGATAGGCTTATAAAACGAGCAGAAGTTAGTCGCTGTCGTTTCCATGACCTTCGCCATCTACATGCTACGCTTCTTCTGACCAAGGGTGTCCATGCCAAAATCGTTCAGGAACGCTTAGGACACTCCAGCATTCAAGTCACGCTTGACCGTTACTCCCACGTCGTACCCGGCCTTCAGGAACAGGCAGCAACCGAGATTGACGCCATCCTACGCGGCTCCAAAAACACCCCAAAAGATTAA